Proteins encoded by one window of Ignavibacteriota bacterium:
- a CDS encoding leucine-rich repeat domain-containing protein, whose product MKRVIFFILLFVVTITAAQSPDIELAIRFIKLGNTYREGKEFDNSAKFLNEGLKIARKSNSFDGKYWTAASYEGLGYLYRDMAMYNESKENFKKAIDIYNQIIKQENGSQIAMLAVLNKLARINSEEISESRAVSGLNGTAVALTDRKLKELPSDIPLGTKNLILKDNRFRNFPEGLIQFKNLEYLDLSNNRLRNISSNIGALKNLHYLDLSSNRIAEIPSGISELLNLRELNLSGNKLKDINFNVCALKNLKLLNLQNNKLDFQEVLKLVKCLPNTNIIFDKYEKIDDESEEEEDN is encoded by the coding sequence ATGAAAAGAGTAATATTTTTTATACTGCTGTTTGTAGTGACCATAACGGCAGCTCAGTCGCCTGATATTGAGCTTGCCATAAGATTTATCAAGCTCGGCAACACATACCGTGAAGGCAAGGAATTTGACAATTCAGCAAAATTTTTGAACGAAGGTTTAAAAATAGCTCGAAAGTCTAATTCATTTGATGGAAAATACTGGACTGCGGCAAGCTACGAAGGTTTAGGTTATTTGTATCGTGATATGGCTATGTATAATGAATCAAAAGAAAATTTCAAAAAGGCAATTGATATATATAATCAGATAATCAAGCAGGAGAATGGTTCACAGATTGCTATGCTGGCAGTTTTGAATAAACTCGCCCGAATAAATTCCGAGGAAATTAGTGAATCACGGGCAGTAAGCGGACTTAATGGAACGGCTGTAGCTCTGACAGACAGAAAATTAAAAGAGCTGCCATCGGATATTCCGCTTGGTACAAAGAACTTGATTTTAAAAGATAATCGTTTCAGAAATTTTCCTGAAGGACTAATTCAGTTTAAAAATCTTGAGTATCTTGATTTATCAAATAACCGTCTGAGAAACATTTCCTCAAATATCGGCGCCTTAAAGAATCTGCATTATCTGGATTTATCATCCAATAGAATTGCTGAAATTCCATCAGGTATTTCTGAATTACTAAACCTGAGAGAGCTAAATCTATCAGGAAACAAGCTTAAAGATATTAATTTTAATGTATGTGCCCTGAAAAATTTGAAATTATTGAACTTACAAAATAATAAACTTGATTTTCAGGAGGTACTGAAACTTGTTAAGTGCCTTCCGAACACTAATATTATATTTGACAAATATGAAAAAATTGATGATGAAAGTGAAGAAGAGGAAGATAATTAA
- the rsmI gene encoding 16S rRNA (cytidine(1402)-2'-O)-methyltransferase, with the protein MSTTENSAPTGKLYIVSTPIGNKDDITLRAINTIKRCDIIVCEEMKMGALTLKNLNLAKELIALNENNESDMTMEVLNMLKSGKKIALISDAGTPVFADPGLYLVRSAISNEIETEVVPGASCIMTAIVRSGFDLYEFLYAGFLPRKNEDRDRKIQKLARERRTVVILDTPYRMHTLLAACAEIMPDRRIYLGMNLTMPFETHHYGTFSELVKKFENVKIKAEFVLVMEGNKEWIGKRNEIIEDAYDDDEDDDSPIEYEYPVKAHAPQLRGKENSRDFKSRRGSESSFPKKNFSGSRGGSSRGFGEKRSYDKKDSSGFGPRREKSYSDDGGAPKRDFSSPRNSSSRGFGEKRSYDKKESSGFGPRREKSYSDDGGASKRDFSSPRGEKSFSDKGKFKNPDKTFARNKSSRDGGYSSVKKSGKGRNPKFGGRK; encoded by the coding sequence ATGAGTACCACAGAAAATTCAGCACCTACAGGAAAGTTGTATATAGTTTCCACACCGATTGGAAATAAAGACGACATTACTCTTAGAGCTATAAATACAATCAAACGCTGCGATATTATCGTTTGTGAAGAAATGAAAATGGGGGCACTGACTCTCAAAAATCTCAATCTTGCAAAAGAGCTGATTGCTCTGAATGAGAATAACGAAAGCGATATGACGATGGAAGTGTTGAATATGCTAAAATCGGGTAAGAAAATAGCACTGATTTCAGATGCCGGTACTCCTGTATTTGCAGACCCCGGACTATATCTTGTACGCTCTGCAATTTCAAATGAAATTGAAACTGAAGTTGTACCGGGCGCATCCTGTATAATGACCGCTATAGTAAGAAGTGGTTTTGATTTGTACGAATTTCTATATGCCGGCTTCCTTCCAAGGAAAAATGAAGACCGTGACCGTAAGATACAAAAGCTTGCCCGGGAACGTCGTACAGTTGTTATACTTGATACTCCTTATCGAATGCATACATTACTTGCCGCTTGTGCCGAAATTATGCCAGACCGCAGGATTTATCTCGGAATGAACCTTACTATGCCATTCGAAACACACCACTATGGTACTTTTTCTGAGCTTGTTAAGAAATTTGAAAATGTCAAAATTAAAGCTGAGTTTGTGCTTGTCATGGAAGGTAATAAGGAATGGATAGGCAAGAGAAACGAAATCATAGAAGATGCTTATGATGACGACGAAGATGATGATTCACCGATAGAATATGAATACCCTGTTAAAGCCCATGCACCACAGCTCAGAGGCAAAGAAAACAGTCGTGATTTTAAAAGCAGACGAGGCTCAGAAAGCAGTTTCCCAAAAAAGAATTTCTCAGGTTCAAGAGGTGGAAGCAGCCGAGGCTTTGGTGAAAAGAGAAGTTACGATAAGAAAGATTCATCAGGTTTTGGACCACGTAGAGAAAAAAGCTATTCAGATGACGGCGGAGCTCCTAAAAGAGATTTTTCAAGCCCTAGAAATAGCAGCAGCCGAGGCTTTGGTGAAAAGAGAAGCTACGATAAGAAAGAATCATCAGGTTTTGGACCACGCAGAGAAAAAAGCTATTCAGATGATGGTGGAGCTTCAAAAAGAGATTTTTCAAGCCCTAGAGGTGAAAAGAGTTTCTCCGATAAAGGTAAATTTAAAAATCCGGACAAAACTTTTGCAAGAAATAAAAGTAGCAGAGACGGTGGCTATTCTTCAGTAAAAAAGTCAGGTAAAGGTAGAAATCCTAAGTTTGGTGGAAGAAAATAA
- a CDS encoding DegT/DnrJ/EryC1/StrS family aminotransferase, whose protein sequence is MNFIDLKSQYNIIKDIVDSSLQNVLDHGAYIMGPEINQLESRLAEYASTKYALTCSSGTDALLLPLMAWGIGPGDAVFTSPITFIATAEVIHLLGATAVFVDIDSDTFNINPDKLNESIKQVNSEGKLTPKAIIPVDLFGLTADYDAINKIAESHNLYVLEDAAQSFGAEYKGNKSCSLAHCAATSFYPAKPLGCYGDGGAVFTDDEEMYKLLVSFRVHGQGEDRYNNDRIGINGRMDTMQAAILLAKLTIFDDEIKKRNEVAAKYSDLLNSKIITPIVPKGYLSVWAQYSVLAENSVQRERIMSHLKLNGIPSVIYYPKPLHLQKAFKNLNYKYGDFPVSESVSERIFSLPMHPYLKDEEIQLICDKIIEIL, encoded by the coding sequence ATGAATTTTATTGATTTGAAATCTCAGTATAATATTATCAAGGACATTGTAGATTCATCTTTACAAAATGTTTTAGACCATGGTGCCTATATTATGGGTCCTGAGATAAATCAGCTTGAATCCAGACTTGCAGAATATGCCTCTACAAAATATGCTTTGACTTGTTCATCCGGCACTGATGCTTTACTTTTACCGCTGATGGCTTGGGGAATTGGTCCGGGCGATGCTGTTTTCACCAGCCCTATCACATTTATAGCTACTGCAGAAGTAATACATTTGCTTGGTGCTACGGCAGTTTTTGTTGATATAGATTCAGATACATTTAATATAAACCCTGATAAACTTAATGAATCAATAAAGCAAGTAAACAGCGAAGGTAAATTAACTCCAAAAGCAATTATACCTGTAGATTTATTTGGATTGACTGCTGATTATGATGCGATTAATAAAATTGCGGAATCTCATAATTTATATGTCCTTGAAGATGCAGCCCAATCCTTCGGTGCTGAATACAAGGGAAATAAATCCTGCTCACTTGCTCATTGTGCTGCAACATCATTTTACCCGGCAAAACCTCTTGGCTGCTATGGTGATGGTGGTGCTGTATTTACAGACGATGAAGAAATGTATAAATTGCTTGTTAGTTTTAGAGTTCATGGGCAGGGTGAGGATAGATACAATAATGACAGAATTGGTATCAATGGTAGAATGGATACCATGCAGGCAGCTATACTGCTCGCTAAATTGACCATATTCGATGACGAAATAAAGAAAAGAAATGAAGTAGCAGCAAAATATTCTGATTTGCTAAACAGTAAAATAATTACACCCATCGTGCCAAAAGGGTATCTGTCGGTATGGGCTCAATATTCTGTTTTAGCAGAGAATTCAGTACAGAGAGAAAGAATAATGAGTCATTTGAAATTGAATGGTATTCCATCAGTTATTTATTATCCAAAGCCACTTCATTTGCAAAAAGCATTTAAAAATCTTAATTATAAATATGGCGATTTCCCTGTTTCCGAATCAGTTTCAGAAAGGATTTTTTCACTTCCTATGCACCCATATCTCAAAGATGAAGAAATTCAATTGATATGCGATAAGATTATTGAAATATTATAA
- the phrB gene encoding deoxyribodipyrimidine photo-lyase — protein sequence MQKRTFKLQSGNFNDGDVLYWMSRDQRVDDNWALIEAFNESIKRGSQLYVTFVLAEKFEGASIRHFNFMLEGLKEVATRLQELNIHFILLKGNPPEVMADFVNEMLISTVYTDFDPLKIKRTWKKEFAEKTFATIYETDAHNIVPCRIVSEKQEYAAYTIRGKIKKLLPDYFTDYIKLDAHPFNQDVNNVFPYIDLSKYTLFPAISPYFNPGMSEARKRLKLFIDSKLNYYAELRNQPATNYQSDLSPYLHFGQISAQRVAWEVSLADADQKSKYDFLEELIIRKELSDNFCFYNNNYDSFDGFPNWAIKTLTEHENDERPYIYTLEHFENAETHDKYWNAAQMEMVITGKMHGYMRMYWAKKILEWTRSPKEALQFAIYLNDKYELDGRDPNGYAGIAWSIGGVHDRLWTERPIFGKIRYMNDKGLERKFDIKQYVEKVKNL from the coding sequence ATGCAGAAAAGAACTTTTAAATTACAATCTGGTAATTTCAACGACGGAGATGTACTCTACTGGATGAGTCGTGATCAGCGTGTTGATGACAACTGGGCATTGATTGAAGCTTTTAATGAATCTATTAAACGTGGTTCGCAGCTTTATGTCACCTTCGTTTTAGCCGAAAAATTCGAGGGAGCAAGCATCAGACACTTCAACTTTATGCTTGAAGGATTGAAGGAAGTTGCCACCAGATTGCAGGAACTCAATATTCATTTTATACTTTTAAAAGGAAATCCACCCGAAGTAATGGCTGATTTTGTCAATGAGATGCTAATATCTACAGTATATACAGATTTCGACCCATTGAAAATTAAAAGAACCTGGAAAAAGGAATTCGCAGAAAAAACTTTTGCTACTATTTACGAGACTGATGCACATAATATCGTTCCTTGCAGGATTGTAAGCGAAAAGCAAGAATATGCAGCTTATACAATCAGAGGCAAAATAAAAAAATTACTTCCTGACTATTTTACTGATTATATTAAGCTCGACGCCCATCCATTTAATCAGGATGTTAATAATGTATTCCCTTATATTGATTTATCCAAGTACACTCTTTTTCCGGCAATAAGCCCCTACTTCAATCCTGGAATGTCGGAAGCCCGAAAGCGGTTGAAATTATTTATTGACAGCAAACTAAATTACTATGCAGAGCTTAGAAATCAGCCTGCCACTAATTATCAGTCAGACCTCTCTCCATATTTGCATTTTGGACAGATTTCTGCACAGAGAGTTGCCTGGGAAGTATCTTTGGCTGATGCAGACCAAAAGTCAAAGTATGATTTTTTAGAAGAGCTGATAATTCGCAAGGAACTTTCCGATAATTTTTGTTTTTACAATAATAATTATGATAGTTTTGATGGTTTTCCAAATTGGGCAATAAAGACATTAACTGAACATGAAAATGATGAAAGACCATATATATATACTTTAGAGCATTTCGAAAATGCTGAAACTCATGACAAATATTGGAACGCTGCACAAATGGAAATGGTCATTACAGGTAAAATGCACGGGTATATGCGAATGTACTGGGCTAAAAAAATTCTCGAATGGACACGATCTCCAAAAGAAGCATTGCAATTTGCAATTTATCTCAACGACAAATACGAGCTTGATGGTAGGGACCCAAACGGATATGCAGGAATTGCATGGTCTATTGGAGGAGTGCATGACAGACTTTGGACAGAAAGACCAATATTTGGAAAAATCAGATATATGAATGATAAAGGCCTCGAAAGAAAATTCGACATTAAGCAATATGTTGAAAAAGTAAAAAACCTGTAA
- a CDS encoding lysophospholipid acyltransferase family protein produces the protein MEKIDIRSILNSKTPGLFHKYPDFAANMIVNFFKRFLKVDEINQFLETTSNIRGFDFIDSTFEMLNFSYNLSTKDKEKIPSEGRLIIVANHPLGGLDGLALLKAIGEVRKDVKVVANDVLQNLENLSELLIPLDIYSLTKQKKQILSIENALAEEQAIILFPAGMVSRLTHSGIQDLKWQNGAIRFSSKLEVPILPVYVGGRNSMLFYLSSLINHNIGMFMLPQELFRKRNNSIDIKIGDVIPGNTFKTNNLKIKVQTKLLYQHTHKIGKNKTGIFNTEKTIIHPIDKKLLKSELNQSQLLGNTFDGMKIFLAEHSSAPNILKEIARLRELTFRKVGEGTGKTFDMDIYDLYYKHIVLWDEDELEIVGSYRLGITKDILDNYGPKGLYNSSQFTLSPRFLDIVQDSLEVGRSFIQQKYWRSNALDYIWQGIGAYLSQNSNIRYLWGAVSISDTYPELAKALIISYYNKWYRGDTSLVIPCMEYQISKKTALESDDILTADDHLKDFRNLKMALKNMGLSVPVLYRRYTDLTEYGGSKFISFCVDVNFNNAIDGLILVDLSQLKDEVKERYYTQRSFVSSSVNEKGELLLL, from the coding sequence ATGGAAAAAATTGACATCCGTAGTATTCTAAACAGCAAAACTCCGGGTTTATTTCATAAATATCCCGATTTTGCTGCTAATATGATTGTGAATTTCTTCAAAAGATTCTTAAAAGTTGATGAAATTAATCAATTTCTTGAAACTACAAGCAACATACGGGGTTTTGATTTTATAGATTCAACTTTTGAAATGCTGAATTTTTCATATAATTTATCCACTAAGGATAAAGAAAAAATTCCTTCAGAAGGTAGGTTAATAATTGTAGCCAATCATCCACTTGGTGGTTTAGACGGCTTAGCACTTCTAAAAGCAATCGGTGAAGTACGTAAAGATGTCAAAGTAGTAGCAAATGATGTTTTGCAGAATCTTGAAAATCTGTCTGAGCTTCTTATTCCGCTTGATATTTACTCTTTGACCAAGCAAAAAAAACAAATTCTCAGTATCGAAAATGCTCTTGCTGAAGAACAGGCTATCATCTTATTTCCGGCTGGTATGGTATCTCGATTAACTCATTCCGGTATTCAGGACTTAAAATGGCAGAACGGTGCAATCAGATTCAGTAGCAAACTTGAAGTACCTATTCTTCCTGTTTATGTAGGCGGACGAAATTCAATGCTATTTTACCTGAGCTCACTGATAAATCACAATATAGGTATGTTTATGCTACCTCAGGAGTTATTCAGAAAAAGAAATAATAGTATAGATATTAAAATCGGAGATGTGATTCCCGGTAATACTTTCAAAACTAATAATCTGAAAATCAAAGTACAAACAAAGCTTTTATATCAACATACTCACAAAATCGGTAAGAATAAAACAGGTATTTTTAATACTGAAAAAACGATAATTCATCCTATTGACAAAAAATTGCTTAAAAGCGAGCTTAATCAATCACAACTTCTTGGCAATACTTTTGACGGTATGAAAATATTTCTTGCAGAGCACTCATCAGCTCCAAATATACTAAAAGAAATTGCGAGATTACGAGAGCTAACATTCAGAAAAGTCGGTGAAGGTACCGGAAAAACATTCGATATGGATATTTATGACTTATATTACAAACACATCGTATTATGGGATGAAGACGAGCTCGAAATTGTAGGTTCTTACAGACTTGGTATAACCAAAGATATTCTTGATAATTATGGACCGAAAGGCTTGTATAATTCTTCTCAGTTTACATTATCTCCTCGTTTTCTTGATATTGTACAGGATTCATTGGAAGTAGGCAGAAGTTTTATTCAGCAGAAATACTGGAGAAGTAATGCCCTTGATTATATCTGGCAGGGTATCGGAGCTTACTTATCACAAAATAGTAATATCAGATATTTATGGGGAGCTGTTTCAATTAGTGATACATATCCTGAACTTGCAAAAGCACTGATTATATCTTACTACAACAAATGGTATCGGGGTGATACTTCACTTGTAATACCTTGTATGGAATATCAAATCAGCAAGAAAACTGCCTTAGAATCAGATGATATTCTTACCGCTGATGACCACTTAAAAGACTTTAGAAATTTGAAAATGGCTCTCAAAAATATGGGATTAAGTGTACCTGTATTATATAGAAGATATACTGACCTCACTGAGTATGGAGGGTCGAAATTTATATCATTTTGTGTTGATGTAAATTTCAATAATGCAATTGACGGATTGATTTTAGTCGATTTATCACAGCTGAAAGATGAAGTAAAAGAGAGATATTATACTCAGAGAAGTTTTGTAAGTTCAAGTGTCAATGAAAAAGGCGAATTACTTCTATTGTAA
- a CDS encoding PAS domain S-box protein, which produces MLKIELIYNLSFLIALSVISGFINNKFSGKSIQGKVYQGLLFGLAAVLGMMYPFVLVEGLIFDGRSVLLSVSGIFFGPIPAVIAGAISASYRLFIGGSGAIMGVLVIIESVLIGILFYYFRKKSNSDISIPILTALGLTVHIIMLGFMMFLPSNLRIITFENLALSVLTIYPVATILMGKILDNNIKNKQLIRDLSLSENKLKKYFDSSPDSIFVADRNGNYVDANIAAEKLTGFTREEILKMNILDFSPIHTKSEYKKHFKEVTDTEKALGYKEYVKKDGTLGWWIVDAVKISDDRYIGFSRDITEKIKSEQLLKESLDKFSTLFELAPDSMLMISIEENIYVDVNNMFEKMFQYSKEEIIGKSADDYLIWSNQDAYNKAIALLYNNRTIKNFETEMQSKYGNLFEVLVSGNILSLNGKMYIFFIFTDITEKKAFQKIIAESEEKFRRLVESMPDGFYRSTPDGKFLYVNPAMVSILGYDSAEELMNIEIVRDLYFSPEEREPMYKPVGIPDSDYEIYRLRKKDGSTVWIEDHSRYNLGFNNQIQFHEGICRDITARVKAESENIELVERIKKVSAHLPGFIYQFDLKPDGSFSFPFASDGVIDIYGFSPEEVKKDATVVLKSIHLDDVDRIMKSIYKSAEDLSIWHEIYRTNLPDGRRIWVEGYSSPEKLEDGTVLWHGFISDITDRKMNEDKIIEREFSLNFAQGIAKMGSWELNLVDRTMLWSKNYYKLLGYEDDNFKPDNSHFLRRIHPDDYLFVKSAIELFYQNPAKDTFEFRIVLPDNQIRWIQNSYIPVFENDEIVSIKGVNIDITERKLFELNLKKLNRAIEQSPLSVVITNLEGDIEYVNPMFSELTGYSFDEVIGQNPRILKSDKMPEEMYLNMWNTLLKGNVWQGEILNKKKSGELYWEDVKIAPVINEEGITSHYIAIKADISESKRMNEDLISAKEKAEESDRLKSAFIANLSHEIRTPLNGIIGFSRLLGFESVTDEERVEYSQILNSSCNRLLNTVNDILDISKIEANQMDISKSYFSLKTLLMELYNSYKSKFDENSIELILDIEDEISNCEFYSDEQKVYQILNNLISNSLKFTKEGQVTIGARKTGDDLEVYVFDTGIGISKKNQEFIFGRFNQENNDYNSGFEGTGLGLAICKGLTELLGGSIRLESNLNEGSKFYLYLPFMSKNSELQ; this is translated from the coding sequence TTGTTAAAAATTGAGCTGATATATAATCTCTCTTTTCTTATAGCGCTAAGCGTTATATCCGGCTTTATTAATAACAAATTTTCAGGGAAATCAATTCAAGGCAAGGTCTATCAAGGATTACTTTTTGGTTTAGCGGCAGTACTTGGAATGATGTATCCTTTTGTTTTGGTTGAAGGTTTAATATTTGACGGCAGGTCAGTTCTTTTGAGTGTTTCGGGTATTTTCTTTGGTCCAATTCCGGCTGTCATAGCAGGCGCAATATCTGCAAGCTATAGGCTATTCATAGGTGGCAGTGGTGCAATAATGGGAGTTTTAGTCATTATTGAATCGGTTTTGATTGGCATATTATTTTACTATTTCAGAAAAAAAAGCAATTCAGATATCAGCATTCCAATTCTAACTGCTCTAGGCTTAACAGTTCATATTATTATGCTTGGATTTATGATGTTTTTACCGAGCAATTTAAGAATTATTACCTTTGAGAATCTTGCTCTTTCTGTCTTGACAATATATCCTGTCGCAACGATTCTGATGGGTAAAATTCTTGATAACAACATTAAAAATAAGCAATTGATTCGAGATTTATCACTAAGTGAGAATAAGTTAAAAAAATATTTCGATTCCTCACCTGATTCTATATTTGTGGCTGACAGAAATGGGAATTATGTTGATGCAAATATTGCTGCTGAAAAACTGACAGGCTTTACGAGAGAGGAAATTTTAAAAATGAATATTTTGGATTTCAGCCCCATACATACAAAATCTGAATATAAAAAACATTTCAAGGAAGTAACCGATACTGAAAAGGCGCTTGGGTATAAAGAATATGTAAAAAAAGACGGAACGCTTGGCTGGTGGATTGTTGACGCTGTAAAAATTTCTGATGATAGATATATCGGTTTTTCAAGGGATATAACCGAGAAAATTAAATCTGAGCAGTTATTAAAAGAATCTCTGGATAAGTTTAGTACTCTTTTCGAACTCGCCCCTGATTCGATGCTTATGATATCAATCGAAGAGAATATTTATGTTGATGTCAATAATATGTTTGAGAAGATGTTTCAATACTCAAAGGAAGAAATAATCGGCAAGTCAGCTGATGATTACTTAATTTGGAGCAATCAGGATGCCTACAACAAAGCAATTGCATTACTATATAATAATCGGACAATAAAAAACTTTGAAACTGAAATGCAAAGCAAATACGGGAACTTATTTGAGGTTTTGGTTTCAGGAAATATTTTGAGTCTAAATGGGAAGATGTACATATTTTTTATATTTACAGATATCACAGAAAAAAAAGCATTCCAAAAAATAATTGCGGAAAGTGAAGAAAAATTCCGAAGACTTGTTGAGAGTATGCCTGACGGATTCTACAGAAGTACACCGGACGGAAAATTTTTATATGTAAATCCTGCAATGGTAAGTATTCTTGGATATGACAGTGCCGAAGAACTTATGAATATTGAAATAGTTCGGGATTTATACTTTTCTCCTGAAGAAAGAGAGCCGATGTACAAGCCTGTTGGAATTCCCGACTCAGATTACGAAATTTACCGCTTACGAAAGAAAGACGGAAGCACTGTATGGATCGAAGATCACTCACGATATAATCTTGGCTTTAATAATCAAATCCAATTTCACGAAGGAATTTGCCGCGATATAACTGCGAGAGTAAAAGCCGAATCAGAAAATATTGAACTTGTTGAAAGAATCAAGAAAGTATCAGCCCATTTGCCGGGTTTCATTTACCAGTTCGATTTAAAACCTGACGGCAGTTTTTCATTCCCATTTGCAAGCGATGGAGTAATTGATATTTACGGATTTTCACCTGAAGAAGTAAAGAAGGATGCAACTGTTGTTTTGAAATCTATACATCTTGATGATGTTGACAGAATTATGAAGAGTATATATAAATCAGCTGAAGATCTAAGCATTTGGCATGAAATTTACAGAACAAATCTGCCTGATGGAAGGCGCATTTGGGTAGAAGGCTATTCTTCACCTGAGAAACTTGAAGATGGTACTGTGCTATGGCACGGGTTTATCTCTGATATTACAGATAGAAAAATGAATGAGGATAAAATAATAGAAAGGGAGTTTTCTCTGAATTTTGCCCAGGGAATCGCTAAAATGGGTTCATGGGAGCTGAATTTGGTTGACAGAACGATGCTATGGTCAAAGAATTACTACAAGCTTTTAGGCTATGAAGATGATAATTTTAAACCTGATAATTCGCATTTTTTGAGGCGTATTCACCCTGATGATTATTTATTTGTTAAGTCTGCAATAGAATTATTTTATCAAAACCCTGCAAAAGACACTTTTGAATTTAGAATTGTGCTTCCTGATAATCAAATCCGTTGGATTCAGAATTCATATATTCCGGTTTTTGAAAATGATGAAATAGTATCAATCAAAGGAGTAAATATTGATATTACCGAAAGAAAATTATTTGAATTAAATCTTAAAAAGCTTAATCGTGCAATTGAACAAAGTCCACTGTCAGTCGTTATAACAAATCTGGAAGGTGATATTGAATATGTTAATCCAATGTTTTCTGAGCTGACAGGATATAGTTTTGACGAAGTTATTGGACAAAATCCCAGAATACTTAAATCCGACAAAATGCCTGAGGAAATGTATTTAAATATGTGGAACACCTTGCTAAAAGGCAATGTTTGGCAAGGAGAAATCCTCAACAAAAAGAAAAGTGGAGAGCTGTATTGGGAAGATGTTAAAATTGCTCCTGTAATTAATGAAGAAGGTATTACTTCGCATTATATTGCTATTAAAGCTGATATAAGCGAAAGCAAAAGAATGAATGAAGACTTAATTTCAGCTAAGGAAAAAGCCGAAGAAAGCGACAGGTTAAAATCTGCATTCATTGCAAACTTAAGTCACGAAATAAGAACTCCACTGAATGGTATTATAGGTTTTTCAAGACTTCTTGGATTTGAATCTGTAACAGATGAAGAAAGAGTCGAATATTCGCAGATTCTCAATTCAAGTTGTAACAGACTTCTGAATACAGTAAATGATATACTTGACATTTCCAAAATTGAAGCAAACCAGATGGATATATCTAAGTCATATTTTAGTTTGAAAACCCTTCTAATGGAATTGTATAATTCGTATAAAAGCAAATTTGATGAAAATTCCATTGAATTAATTTTAGACATAGAAGATGAAATTTCTAATTGCGAGTTTTATAGTGATGAACAAAAAGTCTATCAGATATTGAATAACTTAATCAGTAACTCTCTGAAATTCACTAAAGAGGGTCAGGTAACAATTGGTGCCAGAAAAACCGGTGATGACCTTGAAGTTTATGTTTTTGATACAGGAATTGGAATATCAAAGAAAAATCAGGAATTTATCTTCGGAAGGTTTAATCAGGAAAATAATGATTATAACAGTGGCTTCGAAGGCACAGGTCTTGGACTTGCAATATGCAAGGGATTAACAGAGCTACTTGGCGGTTCAATTCGACTCGAAAGTAATTTAAATGAAGGTTCTAAATTCTATCTTTATTTACCGTTTATGTCAAAAAACAGCGAATTACAATAG
- a CDS encoding class I SAM-dependent methyltransferase, which translates to MENKNHWYDGFIYDKFVAPFQDAAFKTIFDNIEQGKTLLDVGTGTGRFAFQAAKIMSKVDAVDLSIKNINVANGKLLTSEITNLNFYHQNVLDFLKFSNEKYDYITMSYVIHEIDNELREEIMLKLADSCNYLVIAEFLHPRPKHIRSLMNEVVEFFAGAEHYRNFKNFIAGGGSIGLANRNNLQIIKEIKNNPITSQILFVKK; encoded by the coding sequence ATGGAAAACAAAAACCACTGGTATGATGGATTTATCTACGATAAATTTGTAGCTCCATTTCAGGATGCTGCATTTAAAACAATATTTGATAACATTGAGCAGGGAAAAACTTTGCTTGATGTCGGTACAGGAACCGGTAGATTTGCTTTTCAAGCAGCAAAAATAATGTCAAAAGTTGATGCAGTAGATTTATCTATCAAAAATATAAACGTTGCTAATGGCAAATTGCTAACTTCAGAAATAACAAATTTAAATTTCTATCATCAAAATGTTCTTGATTTTCTAAAATTCTCAAATGAAAAATATGATTATATCACTATGTCATATGTTATTCATGAAATTGATAATGAGTTAAGAGAGGAAATTATGTTGAAATTAGCCGATTCGTGCAATTATCTCGTAATTGCTGAATTTCTGCATCCAAGACCTAAACACATACGTTCACTGATGAATGAAGTTGTCGAATTTTTTGCCGGTGCTGAACACTATCGAAATTTTAAAAATTTTATTGCCGGTGGCGGCTCAATCGGTCTTGCAAATCGCAATAATCTGCAAATTATCAAGGAAATTAAAAATAATCCAATAACTTCGCAGATTTTGTTTGTAAAAAAGTAA